The Vreelandella piezotolerans genomic interval AAATCGCGCGAACGGGATAGAGGTTCATGAACGCTCCTTCACCAAGTCAACGAAGATGTCTTCCAGCGAGCTCTGCCGGGTGTGTAGGTCTTTAAAGCCAATGCCCGCCTGCTCTAGCTGCGTTAACAAGGTAGAGATCCCGCGCCCTTCCTCTTCCTGGCGACCATCGTAGGTGTACACCAGCTCATGACCGTCGGCGGCCAAGCTGAGCGCTTCCCGCGCCAGTGCGGGCGGCAATTCCGCCAGCGGGCTATGCAGTTGCAGGGTCAGTTGCTTGCTGCCCAGCTTTTTCATGAGCGCGGCTTTTTCTTCTACCAGCACGATCTCGCCGCGATTGATGACGCCAATGCGGTCGGCCATCTCTTCGGCTTCTTCGATGTAGTGGGTCGTGAGAATGATCGTTACCCCCTCATCGCGCAGCCCGCGCACCACGTCCCACATGTCCCGGCGAAGCTCGACATCCACCCCGGCGGTCGGCTCATCCAAAAACAGAATGCGCGGCTCGTGGGAGAGTGCTTTCGCAATCAAAACCCGGCGTTTCATACCGCCGGAGAGCGTCATCAAACGGTTGTGACGCTTATCCCACAGCGAGAGCGACTTGAGCACTTTTTCGATATGGGCTGGATTGGGGGCTTTGCCAAACAGGCCGCGGCTGAAACTCACCGTGTTCCACACCGTTTCGAACGCTTCGTTGGTGAGTTCTTGCGGCACGAGACCGATCCGCTCGCGGGCTTGGCGGTAATCGCGCACGCTATCGAAGCCGTCGACGATGACATGGCCTTCGCTTGGGTTAACCAAGCCACATACCACGCTAATCAGCGTGGTTTTACCCGCCCCGTTCGGGCCGAGCAGAGCAAAGATTTCACCGCGTTGGATGGTCAAATCCACACGGGTGAGCGCCTGAAAGCCACCTTCGTAGGTTTTATTCAGGCCATCGATGGTGATGATAGGGTCGTTCAAGGCGTGCTCCTTACATCGCGGGCCAGCGCAGTACCGGCACAGCACGATGCCAATGGCACCGCGACGGCAGCCGCGGTGCATGACGGCCTTTAAAAGGGATTAGACGATGTCTGGAAAAGCGGCGTGCGCCGCCAGTCAGACAGAGTGCTAGGTGCGGCTGGTGATTTCGAGCAAGTGATAACCAAACTGAGTCTGTACCGGCCCATGCACTTTATTGAGTTCACCGCTGAAGACGACCTTGTCGAATTCAGGCACCATTTGGCCGGGGCCAAAGCTACCCAGGTCGCCGCCCTGGCGGCCGGAGGGGCAGCTGGAGTGCTGCTTGGCGACATCGGCGAAATCACGACCGTTTTCGATCTCTTGTTTCAGCGCGTTGCACTGCTCTTCGCTGCTTACCAAAATATGACGGGCGCTGGCACGTGCCATAACGAACTCCTTTAATAAAACCAATTTGGCGGGCCAGTTTACCACGCCTGCCGCTAGTCGTGACCCAAGGCACCGCTATAACGAAGCGCCTCGCCCACCTTCGCCAAAGCGCGCTCGTGCGCCTGCACCGAGAGCGGCCCACGGGTACACGCCACCACGACCCAAGGGCCGTTTCCGGCGCGGCTCTCCTGGGAGGCGAGCACCTCGCGAGAGGCAATGCCAGCATCACAGCTTCGCCGATGCTGCGTGCCCGTTTTGTGCGCAAAGGTAAATGCGCGGCCCATGCCCCGTTTCAAACGGTGCTCACCGGATTGGGTTCGTTGCATGATGCCAAGCAGCGTTTGGCGCTGTTCGGCATTCATATCCTCCATGCCACCGCGATGCAAGCTGGCCAGTAGGTCGCCATAGGCGCGCAGCGTGCCGACGTTTTCACCCGTGGCTTCATAAGCATCGAAGGCGTGGTCATAGTCGGGTTGGCCGAAGCTTTCTTCGCTCACGTCCAGCACACGGGCCAACGCAGCGGAGCGCTGGTTCACACCGTATTGTCGCAGGGCGATAAAATCTAACCCGCTCAGCTGGCGAGCCCCGGGATGCCATTGGCCATACACGCCTTGGCGAACGTCCACCAGCTTGCTGATGGGGCCGAGATGCTCCGGCTGGCCGTTGCTGGCAGCGATCATACGGCGGGCACGAGCATTCACGGCATCCAGGCCGACGCGGTCGATCAGCATGTCCGTGGCGGTGTTGTCGCTGACGGTAAGCATCTGCTCGAGCAGGTAGCGCACCGAGATCGGCGTGCCGGGGTCGTGCCAATTGACCGGCCCTGCGCCATCGACAAAGTCGCTACGTGCCAGGATCAGGCGTTCATCCAAGGAGAGCGTGCCCGCCTGACGCTCGGCCAGCACCTGAGCCGCCACGGGCACTTTAATCAGCGATGCCAAATACCAGGGGGCGTCTGCCTGCCACGCGTACGCCTCGCCCGTTGCGAGATTCTGAACGTAAACGCCAAGTGCTCCGCCAAATACGTCTTCAATGGCGCTTATTCGGGCGTCTAGATCGCCTTGCCAAGGGCTCTGCTTATCGACCTCGTAATACCAGTTCGTGTTAGCCCATACCGTGGCGCTGGCGGGCAATAAAACACCTACCAGCGCTGCCGCTAGCCAGCATTTAAACTGTCGCAACCGTACCTCCTACCGCTGATGGTGGCGAATTATTTGTATCGGGCGATCCAGCGCGTTAGCCAAATCCACAGCGCGGCCCCAATAATCAACAGCCCACCGACGCCAAGCGCCTGTGGATAGGTGTACATGCCTTCTCCTTCCAGCAGAAAACGCAGCACCAGAAAAATCATTACAATGTGAAAAATGAACGCTTTGAGGGCATCGCTACCCACGACCGTCAGCGGTGTCAACACCCGAGATGCCGCCGACCCACCCGCTAGCGCCATGCCCAGAATCACCAGCGCACCACCCACGCTGTACAGCGTGAATTTTAGCCCAGGCGGGTGCTTGCCATCGTTATTCGCCACCGCCAACATCGCGGCAGACACATCGCCTTCGGCCAAGGCCAATCCATAGAACGCGGCGACCATGACAGCCCCCACGCCCACCAGCGCCAGCACCAGTCGTCGCCGCAGCGCCGTATCAAAATAGCAGCGCAGCAGGGCTTCACCGATCAGCAGGCCCGTCAAAATCAGCGGCGCGCGGCTGAGCTGCCCCCAGGTGTAGTGGTCTTCATGATCGACCAGCAACGCTTTCAAGGTATCGTTACCGCCAAAGCTTAACCCCTGCAGCCAGGCAGAAAGCGTGGTCAAGCCAATAATGAGCGTACACCGACTCCATAGCGGTGCGCGCGCCCATAGCGGCAGCACGAGCGGCACCCAGAGTAGCGCAATGGCGTAAAAGCCGAGAATCTCTACCCAAATCGCAAAGCGCTGGTAAAGCAGCGCATCGACAATATCGCCAGGCGCGTAATACGGCAGCATCTCGACGATGGTGAGCGCCTTGTACCAAAACCACACTTCTATCGCGCGCACCCACAGTTTTAGCCGCCGTCTTGGCCATGCATCCGTTTGGGTAGACGCTAAAAACGCCACGGCCAGCGCAATCCCAAACACTAAAATGAACAGAGAAGAAGAGAACTTGGTAAGAAAGTGGACGGGCACCATGCCCCAATCGGGCACGTTGCGTATGCCAATCAGCCCGCTCACCGTGTGGCTGAGAATCATCAGCCCAATCGCTACACCACGGGCGAGATCGATCGCATCTATACGCCCTTCCGCACGGGGAAGGTGCGGCACTTCTTGCCAGGTAAACACGTTAGCAACGTCCTTGTCGGGTGTTCATGTTAATGAAGCATTGCTTTTACCATAGCCTATCCGTCTAGTGAGATACGGCGCTTTATTAAACGTTGCCACTCTTCCAACACAATAATTTCAACACAATAATTCCAACACAACAGTGCCCCGCAATGGCGGGGCACTGTGCTGCTCATCCATGAGCGTGAGGTGAAGGACTTCCTTTCGCTAAGAGGAGGTTACTGGCCGGACGTGTCGTCCTTTTCCGTTTCCCACTGCTCCTGCTCTTCTTCCTCTTCTTCGTACGTAAATTCTTGCTCTTCCTCTTCGTACTCGGTGGTCACGTCATCCGTCGTGGCATCCTGCTCCTGACCGGTGTCGTAGGAGTTATAGGTGCCTTGCTCGTCCTGCATGGTCTCTTCTTGCGGTGTTGTAGGCTGCTCTTCGTGCTCTTCCATCGCAAACGCCAACGGGCTTGCTACCAGACCAAACGATACACCCAGAATACCCAGTTTCTTGAGAGCTTCCTTTTTCATGCTCGTGCCTCCTAATGGCAACTCTTTCGTTCAATTCAGCGTTCAATATTCACAACGTTGCATCTTCACGATCGATAAGAGCGGCGAGTCGTCCTAACTTTTCGCTCTTGCCCAGTCACTGCAGCCACCGTACCAGAGCATACCCAAAACCCATGTATCATATATTTTTCAGAAGCTTATTGAATAAATACGCAACTATATATCCGCTGATCCGCGACTTTTAATTAGCGAAAACTTGTTTATGTTTGACACATGGGACCCAGCGATTCATGCCATTCAGCACGCAGGCTAATTAAGCATCAGAGATAGCGGTCAAAGCAGAAGCGTTGGAGGGAGAGGTTGCAAGGCCAGAAAGGCTTATTTTAACCCAACATAACTGCTGGTATCTTTTGGTCACCGTTCATCGTATCGAGAAAACAAATGTCTACCCAACAAGCATCCACGTTTCGTTTAGTGACCCGCAGCGATTTTGATGGTTTGGTTTGCGGTGCCCTGCTCAAGCATTTGGGCCTCATCGACGACATTACCTTCGTGCATCCGAAGGACATGCAGGACGGCAACATCGAGATCGATGCCAACGACATCACCACCAACCTGCCCTACGTGCCTGGCTGCCACTTGGCTTTCGATCACCATTTGAGCGAAACGGTGCGTAACGTCGAGCGGGCCGACAACCACATCATCAACGCAGACGCCCCGTCTGCGGCCCGCGTGGTGTGGGAGTACTACGGCGGACATGAGGCCTTCCCCGCCCGCTGGGACGACATGATGGACGCCGTCGATAAAGGTGATTCTGCCCAGTTCAATAAAGACGAGATTCTCGATCCTCAGGGGTGGGTGCTGCTGAACTTCATCATGGATGCCCGCACGGGCCTGGGCCGCTTTCGCGATTTTCGTATTTCCAACTATCAGTTGATGATGAAGTTGATCGATTACTGTCGAGAGCACACCATCGATGAAATCCTCGCCCTCGACGATGTACACGAGCGCACTACGCTTTACCGTGAACACGAAACGTTAGCGAAAGAGCAGATCAAGCGCTGCGCTACCGTACATGGCAACGTGGTGGTGCTGGACCTACGCAACGAGGAGATCATCTACGCGACCAACCGCTTTGTCATCTACGCCATGTACCCCGACTGCAATATCTCGATTCACGTAATGTGGGGGCTCAAGCAGCAGAACACCGTGCTAGCGATTGGTAAATCGATCCTCAACCGCTCCAGCCGCACCAACGTAGGCGAGCTATGCCTAAGCTACGGCGGTGGCGGTCACCTGAACGCGGGCACCTGCCAAGTCGACAACGACCAGGCAGAGAAAGCGCTGGCGGAGATTGTCGAGAAGATTAGAGCGGATGGGTAAAGAAGCTACTTATCTACCTTCGTTCTTCTAATACCCACCTCGTCTTCGCCCCTCACGTCACTAGCGTCTAAGGGGCGAAGCAAACGACTCTTCTTCAATACCCCATGACATCGGGCAGCCAAGTGGCCAGCCCAGGTACGGCGATCAGCAGCAGAATGGTCGCCAGGATGGGCAGCAAGAAGGGCAGTATCGCGGTCACCACTTGGTCATAGCGTAAGCGTGTAATGCCCACCATCAAGAACAGCACCGTGCCAAACGGCGGGGTAATCACGCCTACCGACAGCGTAATCACCATGACGATACCGAAGTGTACGGGGTCTAGCCCGGCGCTCAACGCGGCGGGCACGACAATGGGGGTGAAAATTAGGATGCTTTCGATCACCGACATGAAGCAGCCGATCAGCAGGAAGAACAGCGCAAAGCAGAGCAGCAGCACGAACATGGGCATATCGATACTAGCCACTTGGCCCGCCAGCGCCTGGGGGATGCCCATACGCACGAGAATCCAGCCATAGAAGCTAGATACCGCGATAATCAGCAAGATCACCGCACTGAACATCAGGGTGCGACGGAAAGCATTGAAAAGGTCCCGCCAACTCAAATCGCGATAGATCAAGCCACCCAAAATCACCGCATAGAGCGAGGCAATCGCGCCTGCCTCTGTCGGTGTGAAAAAGCCGCCCCAGATGCCACCGACAATGATCGCCGGCATCATCAACGGCAGAATGGCACGTTTTCCCGTGCGGGCGACTTCACACGCATCGAAGGGAACCGGCTTCGGCATCACCACCTTGCCACTGGCCGATAGCAATAGCGTCATGCCCATGAGCAGCAGCGCCATCAATATGCCCGGCAGTAGCCCCGCCATGAACAGCCCACCGATACTCACATTGGCCAGCCAGCCATAGACCACGAGGGCGATGCTGGGCGGGAGGATGGGGCCGATCACACTGGAGGCCGCCGTGATGCCGGTCGAGTACCCCAGTGCGTAGCCACGCTCTTTCATGGCTTTGATTTCGATGCTGCCAAGCCCGGCAGCGTCGGCGACGGCAGTGCCCGACATAGTGGCAAAAATAGAGCTGGCGACCACGTTAGCGTGGCCCAGGCCGCCCTTGGTAAAGCCCACCAAGGCGGTGGCAAAGTCAAAAATGCGCGTCGTGGTGGAGCCGATATTCATGATATTGGCGGCCAAGATGAACAGCGGGATTGCTAAAAGCGTAAAGTTATTGAGGGTTTGTACCATCCGTAATGGCAGCAGCTCGACGGGCAACCCGCCGGTTCCCGTCACGACGAGGGCAACAAAGGACGTCACGCCGATGGCGACCACGACAGGTAAGCCCATCGCCATGAGCGCTAGCAGGCCACCGACAAAAATCAGTAATTCGGTCATGGCCGAGAGGCCTCCTCTTCACGGGCCGCGCCCAACCACACCACGGGACCACGCACGCATTGCCACAGGGCGATCAGCGCCATGCCCACAAAGCTGAAAAAGACACCGTAATAGAGGTAACTGAAACTGATGCTGAGCGAGACGGTTTTATTGTTGGCGCTCACGTCCGACATGATCCACGCACCCCAAGCGGCAAGCGCGAAAAAGCCAAACGAGATCAGCGCCGTGAGACGATATTGAACATGCCGACCCAGGCCGGAAAGCTTGTGACTAAACAGATCAACGGCTAGGTGCTCGCCGCGCACCCAAGCCGATAAAGACCCAAAACCAATGGCATAGATGGCTAGCATCGAAGCCACCTCTTCTGTCCAGGGCATTCCAACGCCGAGCAGGTCGCGGGCAATCACGGCCGCCACGATCAGCAGCAGAATAGCGGCCATGAGCGCAACGCCCACCCCGTCGCAGAGACGAGTCACACTCCTTAGCGTATAGAAAGCCACTCGATCCAACCCTTTGCTGGGCGCTACCGCGTCTTCCACCAGAAAGCTCCTTATCTGAACGTTTTTTGATCGCCTATGGAAACCCGTCGTTGATAGCGTATTGACCTGACGTCTAAAACAGCGACGACCCAAGGGGCCGTCGCGAGCGCTGTGCTACGTGTTTTACGGGTCTTGATGACCCAGCGCGTCTTCACGAACACCTTCGGCCATATCCGCCATGACGCGGTCAATGGCCGGTAACGCGGCTTCACGGAAAGGTGCAACGTCTGGCTCGATCACGGTCATGCCTTCCTCTTGAAGGGCTTCGAGATAGAACTCGTCGAGTTCGCGCTCTTGCTCTGAACCGTATTGACGGGCCACGTCGATTGCCTCTTCGATCAGCGCTTGGTCCTCGGCTTCGAGGCCATCCCACCAGCGCGAGCTGGCCACCCAGCTCCACGGGAACTGTACATGGCTGGTCATGATCAGGTAGTCCTGTACTTCCCAGAGACGGCGAGTGTAGGGGGAGGAGAGCGAGTTCTCATGACCATCGACCTGACCGGTCTGCATGGCAAGATAAATTTCGGGCGCGGGCACGTTGACGACCTGAGCACCGATCTCTTCCCACACTTCCAGCCATACTGGCAGCGACGGTAGGCGCAGGCGGAAGCCTTCCAGATCGTCCGGCGTGTGGATCTCTTTATTCGCCGTCATATGGCGGGGCCCGCGGTGCTGCAAACCAAAATACTTCAAGCCGCCCTGGCTTTCGGCTTGCTCCACCAGCGCTTGGCCGGACGGACTCTCCATGTAGGCATCCACTTCCTCCCAGGTGGTGAACACGAAAGGAACCGTAATGGCGTCATATTCAGGCGCATACTGCTGGCGCCAGTTACCGCCGGTGATGGAGAGCTGGGTTTGACCCAAGTTGAGCAGTTCCAGCACGGCGTTTTCGCCGCCTAGCGAACCGGCTAGGAAAGGCCGCACGTCAAAGCGGCCGGGCGCTTTCTCTTCCAAATACTCGGCGAAGCGCTCTACGGCGGCACTTTCGGAACCGCCCTCGCTCATGGTGTTATTGACTTGAATCTCAATGGGGTTGGCCAGCGCGAACGGGGCTGTCGTCAACATGCCTAAGGTCGCCAGCGTGGCAAGCAGGTGTTTCCGCATGGGAAGGCTCTCTATGGTTGTCATTATTGGGTGTGATGCTGGCTCGATCTTGAAACAAGCCGCCAAGGCGCTCAAATCGGCGTTCGAGAAGGCAGGCTTCGTCAATGACGATGGCTGCAATCGCCCAGAGAATGGCGCCTTTTCAGAGACGCGGCGAAAGAGTGCGACTAAAGATGGATACTCAAGCGCTCGGATTCGTCACCCAATGACGCTTTCCCGAGCAGTTCAATATCAAGTCACTGTGGGAGTATTCTCCATGCACGAAACCAAGCAGGTCGTGTTCATCACCGGTGCGACGTCCGGCATTGGGCTCGCGTGCGCTCACCTCTTTGCCCAGGCAGGCTGGGCACTCGTTTTGACAGGCCGACGCCAGGAACGTCTAGAGCAGCTACAGGCGACCTTTGAAAAACAAGTACCGACTCATACGGCGGCGCTGGACGTCAGCGACGCCAAAGCGGTGGCCAGCGTCGTGGCGGCCTTGCCCGAGCCTTTTCAGCGGGTGCGCACGCTGATCAACAATGCCGGGCTGGCGCTGGGCAAGGATCCGGCACCGCAAGCATCACTGGATGACTGGCACCGTATGATCGATACCAACATCAAAGGGCTGGTCAACGTCACCAAACACTTGCTGCCGCATCTGTGCGCTTCTCCCTCAGGGGCCACGATCATCAACCTGGGCTCCATTGCCGCCAATACGCCCTACCCGGGCGGCCATGTATACGGTGCCACCAAGGCTTTCGTGGAGCAGTTC includes:
- a CDS encoding ABC transporter ATP-binding protein, giving the protein MNDPIITIDGLNKTYEGGFQALTRVDLTIQRGEIFALLGPNGAGKTTLISVVCGLVNPSEGHVIVDGFDSVRDYRQARERIGLVPQELTNEAFETVWNTVSFSRGLFGKAPNPAHIEKVLKSLSLWDKRHNRLMTLSGGMKRRVLIAKALSHEPRILFLDEPTAGVDVELRRDMWDVVRGLRDEGVTIILTTHYIEEAEEMADRIGVINRGEIVLVEEKAALMKKLGSKQLTLQLHSPLAELPPALAREALSLAADGHELVYTYDGRQEEEGRGISTLLTQLEQAGIGFKDLHTRQSSLEDIFVDLVKERS
- a CDS encoding TRAP transporter small permease is translated as MEDAVAPSKGLDRVAFYTLRSVTRLCDGVGVALMAAILLLIVAAVIARDLLGVGMPWTEEVASMLAIYAIGFGSLSAWVRGEHLAVDLFSHKLSGLGRHVQYRLTALISFGFFALAAWGAWIMSDVSANNKTVSLSISFSYLYYGVFFSFVGMALIALWQCVRGPVVWLGAAREEEASRP
- a CDS encoding TRAP transporter substrate-binding protein, whose translation is MRKHLLATLATLGMLTTAPFALANPIEIQVNNTMSEGGSESAAVERFAEYLEEKAPGRFDVRPFLAGSLGGENAVLELLNLGQTQLSITGGNWRQQYAPEYDAITVPFVFTTWEEVDAYMESPSGQALVEQAESQGGLKYFGLQHRGPRHMTANKEIHTPDDLEGFRLRLPSLPVWLEVWEEIGAQVVNVPAPEIYLAMQTGQVDGHENSLSSPYTRRLWEVQDYLIMTSHVQFPWSWVASSRWWDGLEAEDQALIEEAIDVARQYGSEQERELDEFYLEALQEEGMTVIEPDVAPFREAALPAIDRVMADMAEGVREDALGHQDP
- a CDS encoding heparan-alpha-glucosaminide N-acetyltransferase domain-containing protein, translating into MFTWQEVPHLPRAEGRIDAIDLARGVAIGLMILSHTVSGLIGIRNVPDWGMVPVHFLTKFSSSLFILVFGIALAVAFLASTQTDAWPRRRLKLWVRAIEVWFWYKALTIVEMLPYYAPGDIVDALLYQRFAIWVEILGFYAIALLWVPLVLPLWARAPLWSRCTLIIGLTTLSAWLQGLSFGGNDTLKALLVDHEDHYTWGQLSRAPLILTGLLIGEALLRCYFDTALRRRLVLALVGVGAVMVAAFYGLALAEGDVSAAMLAVANNDGKHPPGLKFTLYSVGGALVILGMALAGGSAASRVLTPLTVVGSDALKAFIFHIVMIFLVLRFLLEGEGMYTYPQALGVGGLLIIGAALWIWLTRWIARYK
- a CDS encoding SDR family NAD(P)-dependent oxidoreductase, translated to MHETKQVVFITGATSGIGLACAHLFAQAGWALVLTGRRQERLEQLQATFEKQVPTHTAALDVSDAKAVASVVAALPEPFQRVRTLINNAGLALGKDPAPQASLDDWHRMIDTNIKGLVNVTKHLLPHLCASPSGATIINLGSIAANTPYPGGHVYGATKAFVEQFSYNLRCDVGPLGIRVTDLAPGMTASEFTLVRMKGDQSVADRYYEGAQPLQPEDVATQALHVASLPAHVNITRLEVMPVCQQWSAPTILRNQT
- a CDS encoding exopolyphosphatase produces the protein MSTQQASTFRLVTRSDFDGLVCGALLKHLGLIDDITFVHPKDMQDGNIEIDANDITTNLPYVPGCHLAFDHHLSETVRNVERADNHIINADAPSAARVVWEYYGGHEAFPARWDDMMDAVDKGDSAQFNKDEILDPQGWVLLNFIMDARTGLGRFRDFRISNYQLMMKLIDYCREHTIDEILALDDVHERTTLYREHETLAKEQIKRCATVHGNVVVLDLRNEEIIYATNRFVIYAMYPDCNISIHVMWGLKQQNTVLAIGKSILNRSSRTNVGELCLSYGGGGHLNAGTCQVDNDQAEKALAEIVEKIRADG
- a CDS encoding TRAP transporter large permease, yielding MTELLIFVGGLLALMAMGLPVVVAIGVTSFVALVVTGTGGLPVELLPLRMVQTLNNFTLLAIPLFILAANIMNIGSTTTRIFDFATALVGFTKGGLGHANVVASSIFATMSGTAVADAAGLGSIEIKAMKERGYALGYSTGITAASSVIGPILPPSIALVVYGWLANVSIGGLFMAGLLPGILMALLLMGMTLLLSASGKVVMPKPVPFDACEVARTGKRAILPLMMPAIIVGGIWGGFFTPTEAGAIASLYAVILGGLIYRDLSWRDLFNAFRRTLMFSAVILLIIAVSSFYGWILVRMGIPQALAGQVASIDMPMFVLLLCFALFFLLIGCFMSVIESILIFTPIVVPAALSAGLDPVHFGIVMVITLSVGVITPPFGTVLFLMVGITRLRYDQVVTAILPFLLPILATILLLIAVPGLATWLPDVMGY
- a CDS encoding serine hydrolase; the encoded protein is MRQFKCWLAAALVGVLLPASATVWANTNWYYEVDKQSPWQGDLDARISAIEDVFGGALGVYVQNLATGEAYAWQADAPWYLASLIKVPVAAQVLAERQAGTLSLDERLILARSDFVDGAGPVNWHDPGTPISVRYLLEQMLTVSDNTATDMLIDRVGLDAVNARARRMIAASNGQPEHLGPISKLVDVRQGVYGQWHPGARQLSGLDFIALRQYGVNQRSAALARVLDVSEESFGQPDYDHAFDAYEATGENVGTLRAYGDLLASLHRGGMEDMNAEQRQTLLGIMQRTQSGEHRLKRGMGRAFTFAHKTGTQHRRSCDAGIASREVLASQESRAGNGPWVVVACTRGPLSVQAHERALAKVGEALRYSGALGHD
- a CDS encoding peptidylprolyl isomerase, producing MARASARHILVSSEEQCNALKQEIENGRDFADVAKQHSSCPSGRQGGDLGSFGPGQMVPEFDKVVFSGELNKVHGPVQTQFGYHLLEITSRT